One Malus domestica chromosome 11, GDT2T_hap1 genomic region harbors:
- the LOC108173835 gene encoding uncharacterized mitochondrial protein AtMg00810-like: MDPMVFVLVYVDDIIVTGPSAAACKHVISQLSSLFPIKDLGALHCFLGIEVKRSSKGIFISQTKYILDLLKMANMVGAKPCATPLSTSKLDHSSPLLDNLAEYQSLVGALQYLTWTQPDLSFAINLVCQFMHNPRQSHFQAVKRILGLWFTKSISVPSLKAFSDADWAGCTLDRRSIGGY; encoded by the coding sequence ATGGATCCTATGGTCTTTGTTCtggtatatgttgatgacattattGTCACAGGGCCATCTGCAGCAGCTTGCAAGCATGTTATTTCTCAACTTAGCTCTCTCTTTCCCATTAAAGACCTTGGTGCACTTCATTGTTTTTTGGGAATTGAAGTCAAGCGATCCTCCAAAGGCATCTTTATTTCACAAACCAAGTATATCTTGGATCTGTTAAAAATGGCTAATATGGTTGGAGCAAAACCATGTGCTACCCCACTCAGTACATCCAAGCTGGATCATTCTTCTCCGTTGCTTGACAATCTTGCAGAATATCAATCTTTGGTTGGTGCATTACAATATCTCACTTGGACTCAGCCAGATTTATCATTTGCAATCAACCTTGTTTGTCAATTCATGCACAATCCAAGGCAGTCTCATTTTCAAGCAGTCAAAAGGATCCTTGGTCTTTGGTTTACAAAATCTATCTCTGTTCCATCTCTCAAAGCCTTCTCAGATGCTGACTGGGCAGGTTGCACACTTGATCGAAGATCAATTGGTGGTTATTGA
- the LOC103440646 gene encoding binding partner of ACD11 1-like — MDSGNDEDPLSSDFSCQENPEFLYDEVPVENPDDKINNLIHIEIGFGFQKDEAFIIPNWVSEVEAKFNEIVDGKSHDGGILDFWMCGQSLMFAKGLAIGQDVVNKAKAFDEKHRLIASASEKVISFDRKAGLTEKLTVGISVVNEKVNFVDQRLHVSDKIMAAIFAIERKFNDRGSAIKTSRYVTVGAAWLNGAFGKGVRAGQVAVTKTRGKFHMAVSNLQDCRWFNSVFCYQNK; from the exons ATGGATAGTGGCAATGATGAAGATCCTTTATCGTCAGACTTTTCTTGCCAAGAAAATCCTGAATTTTTGTATGATGAGGTGCCGGTTGAAAACCCAGACGACAAAATCAACAACTTAATCCATATAGAGATTGGATTTGGGTTCCAGAAAGATGAAGCTTTTATCATTCCTAATTGGGTTTCGGAA GTTGAAGCGAAGTTCAATGAGATTGTTGACGGGAAATCCCACGACGG AGGAATATTAGACTTTTGGATGTGTGGACAATCACTTATGTTTGCAAAGGGTTTGGCTATTGGACAAGATGTCGTGAACAAGGCTAAAGCATTTGATGAAAAGCATCGATTGATAGCAAGTGCATCAGAGAAGGTTATTTCCTTTGACAGGAAAGCGGGGCTTACAGAGAAATTAACAGTAGGCATTTCTGTGGTTAATGAGAAAGTGAATTTTGTTGATCAGAGGCTTCATGTCTCAGATAAAATAATGGCAGCAATATTTGCAATAGAGAGAAAATTTAATGATAGGGGGTCAGCTATCAAAACAAGTAGGTATGTGACCGTTGGAGCAGCTTGGCTAAATGGTGCTTTTGGTAAGGGGGTAAGGGCAGGACAGGTTGCAGTTACAAAAACCAGAGGAAAGTTCCATATGGCTGTCTCAAACTTGCAAGATTGCAGATGGTTCAACTCTGTGTTCTGCTATCAAAACAAGTAG
- the LOC139189494 gene encoding uncharacterized protein — translation MLPCHIHIIAKTDVIKYMLSKPMLTRRIGKWIITLSEFSLLYVPQRAIKGQGIAEFFAEHQESHDELINISGTLEMASMWILPSKALSGKEEWIQQEIKRIASLWITPWRLYFDGSCTQNVAGAGIVIIDPKGVHHYYSFLLDYQDTTNNRAEYEALIIGLEILIELGATEVEVFGNSELVVNQLNGEYKCKHITMAGYYLTATQLLSY, via the coding sequence atgttgccTTGCCACATCCACATTATTGCCAAGACTGATGTGATCAAATACATGCTGTCAAAACCAATGCTAACTAGAAGGATTGGAAAATGGATTATAACACTATCAGAGTTCAGTCTTCTATATGTGCCTCAAAGAGCGATCAAGGGACAAGGAATTGCAGAATTCTTTGCCGAGCACCAAGAATCGCATGATGAACTTATCAACATTTCAGGAACTCTAGAGATGGCTAGTATGTGGATCCTCCCAAGTAAAGCCTTATCGGGCAAAGAAGAGTGGATCCAGCAAGAAATAAAGAGGATAGCTAGTCTCTGGATCACTCCTTGGAGATTGTATTTTGATGGATCTTGCACTCAAAATGTTGCTGGGGCTGGCATTGTCATCATTGATCCTAAAGGTGTTCACCATTATTATTCTTTTCTCCTGGATTATCAAGATACTACCAATAATCGAGCAGAGTATGAAGCATTGATAATTGGCTTAGAAATCTTGATAGAGTTGGGGGCAACTGAAGTTGAGGTCTTTGGTAATTCAGAGCTAGTCGTCAATCAGTTGAATGGAGAATACAAGTGCAAGCATATCACCATGGCCGGTTATTACTTAACAGCCACTCAATTGTTAAGCTATTAG